The following are encoded in a window of Telmatobacter sp. DSM 110680 genomic DNA:
- a CDS encoding sigma-70 family RNA polymerase sigma factor: protein MAASTLPTSSLYPTRTWASERTGLAPPAKSIQDDVLARARAGDNDAFAELYLQHKKRVFSICLRMVHDFSEAEDLTQETFLKLHRKLASFRGDSAFTTWLHRITVNIVLMYLRKRVLPVVSLDHLMTNLPEEHIGRGVGTRDLTQIGVVDRLAIDHAAANLPPGYRRTFLLHDVHGFQHSEIASILDCTSGNSKSQLHKARRALRRALSTYTNQQARGHAALKRRSDSGRMTRNPETAS from the coding sequence ATGGCGGCCTCTACCCTTCCCACTTCATCGCTCTATCCAACTAGAACCTGGGCCTCGGAGCGCACGGGGCTCGCGCCTCCGGCTAAATCGATCCAGGACGATGTTCTGGCGCGGGCCCGGGCCGGCGACAACGACGCATTCGCGGAGCTTTACCTGCAGCACAAGAAGCGAGTCTTCTCCATTTGCTTGCGCATGGTGCATGATTTCTCAGAGGCCGAAGACCTCACGCAGGAAACCTTTTTAAAGTTGCACCGTAAGCTCGCATCTTTCCGCGGTGACTCCGCTTTCACCACTTGGCTGCACCGAATTACGGTGAATATCGTGCTCATGTACCTGCGCAAGCGTGTGCTGCCAGTTGTTTCACTCGATCATCTGATGACAAACCTCCCAGAGGAACACATCGGGCGCGGGGTCGGCACTCGTGATCTGACACAAATCGGGGTCGTTGACCGTCTGGCCATCGATCACGCTGCTGCCAACCTGCCGCCCGGTTATCGGAGAACCTTCCTCCTTCATGATGTTCATGGTTTTCAACATAGCGAGATCGCCTCCATCCTTGACTGCACCTCGGGCAACTCGAAGTCCCAATTGCACAAGGCGCGACGTGCACTGCGGCGCGCCCTCTCTACATACACAAACCAGCAGGCTCGGGGACACGCAGCATTAAAGCGGAGATCTGATTCGGGACGGATGACGCGCAATCCGGAAACCGCCAGTTAA